In the genome of Raphanus sativus cultivar WK10039 chromosome 4, ASM80110v3, whole genome shotgun sequence, one region contains:
- the LOC108851001 gene encoding S-protein homolog 9-like: MSRLWCFLLITTLCVELNNAGVLEKNSVHFKNSLGPNDILRVDCLSKDDSLVHDLKPGQTYDFSFNDSILKTIFDCTLSHGQGFIHQASFKAYEGGGLIVHYGKENFWDAREDGIYFTHGKETPKLEYKWS; encoded by the coding sequence ATGAGTCGTCTCTGGTGCTTTTTGCTTATCACTACATTGTGCGTTGAGTTGAATAATGCGGGAGTGTTGGAGAAAAACTCCGTACACTTCAAAAACTCTCTTGGTCCAAACGATATTCTCAGGGTCGATTGTTTATCTAAAGATGACTCTCTAGTCCACGATTTGAAGCCTGGACAAACCtatgattttagttttaatgacAGTATCTTGAAGACCATATTTGATTGTACCTTATCGCATGGACAGGGTTTCATTCATCAGGCAAGCTTTAAGGCATATGAAGGTGGTGGTTTAATAGTTCATTATGGTAAGGAGAATTTTTGGGATGCTAGAGAAGACGGAATTTACTTTACACATGGTAAAGAAACGCCCAAGTTAGAGTATAAGTGGTCATAA
- the LOC108855520 gene encoding inorganic phosphate transporter 1-4, with the protein MAKDQLQVLNALDVAKTQWYHFTAIIIAGMGFFTDAYDLFCISLVTKLLGRIYYHVPGSPKPGTLPPNVAAAVNGVAFCGTLAGQLFFGWLGDKLGRKKVYGMTLMVMVICSIASGLSFGHEPKAVMATLCFFRFWLGFGIGGDYPLSATIMSEYANKKTRGAFIAAVFAMQGFGIMAGGIFAIIISSAFEAKFPAPAYADDALGSTVSQADFVWRIILMVGAIPASMTYYSRSKMPETARYTALVAKDAKQAASDMSRVLQVEIEAEQQKVEEISKDKSKAFSLFSKEFMKRHGLHLLGTTSTWFLLDIAFYSQNLFQKDIFSAIGWIPPAQTMNAIQEVFKIARAQTLIALCSTVPGYWFTVAFIDVIGRFAIQLMGFFFMTVFMFALAIPYNHWTHKENRIGFVVMYSLTFFFANFGPNATTFVVPAEIFPARFRSTCHGISAASGKLGAMVGAFGFLYLAQSPDKAKTDAGYPPGIGVRNSLIVLGVVNFLGILFTFLVPESKGKSLEEMSGENEEDENSNSDSRTVPIV; encoded by the coding sequence ATGGCAAAGGATCAATTACAAGTGCTGAATGCACTTGATGTAGCGAAGACACAATGGTACCACTTTACGGCGATTATAATTGCTGGAATGGGATTCTTCACCGACGCTTACGATCTCTTCTGCATCTCTCTTGTCACTAAGCTCCTCGGCCGCATATACTACCACGTCCCAGGCTCCCCGAAGCCTGGAACTCTCCCTCCCAATGTTGCCGCTGCCGTTAACGGCGTTGCCTTCTGTGGAACGCTAGCTGGTCAGCTCTTCTTTGGGTGGCTTGGTGATAAGCTCGGGAGGAAGAAAGTTTATGGTATGACGTTGATGGTCATGGTGATTTGCTCTATAGCCTCCGGTCTTTCTTTCGGACACGAACCAAAGGCAGTGATGGCCACGCTCTGCTTCTTTAGGTTTTGGCTAGGGTTTGGTATTGGTGGTGACTACCCTTTATCCGCAACGATCATGTCTGAATACGCTAATAAAAAAACTCGTGGTGCGTTTATAGCTGCGGTTTTTGCTATGCAAGGGTTTGGGATCATGGCTGGTGGCATCTTTGCTATTATTATCTCCTCTGCTTTTGAAGCTAAGTTCCCTGCCCCGGCCTATGCGGATGATGCCTTGGGATCCACGGTATCTCAAGCGGATTTTGTGTGGCGTATAATCTTGATGGTTGGTGCTATCCCTGCCTCAATGACGTATTACTCTAGGTCGAAGATGCCGGAGACAGCAAGGTACACAGCTTTGGTTGCTAAAGATGCAAAGCAAGCTGCTTCAGACATGTCTAGAGTTCTTCAAGTTGAGATAGAGGCAGAACAGCAGAAAGTGGAAGAGATCTCAAAGGACAAGTCCAAAGCCTTTTCCTTGTTTTCCAAGGAATTCATGAAAAGACATGGGCTTCACTTGCTCGGTACAACATCAACTTGGTTTCTTCTCGACATCGCTTTCTACAGTCAAAACctatttcaaaaagatattttcAGCGCAATAGGGTGGATTCCTCCTGCTCAAACCATGAACGCGATTCAAGAAGTGTTCAAGATCGCGCGTGCACAAACCCTCATTGCCTTGTGTAGCACGGTACCTGGTTACTGGTTCACAGTTGCATTCATCGACGTCATTGGAAGATTTGCGATCCAGCTAATGGGATTCTTCTTCATGACGGTCTTTATGTTTGCTCTGGCTATACCGTACAACCACTGGACTCACAAggagaaccgaatcggattcGTTGTCATGTACTCGCTAACATTCTTTTTCGCCAACTTTGGACCTAATGCTACAACCTTTGTTGTACCGGCCGAGATCTTCCCGGCCCGGTTCAGATCCACGTGCCATGGTATCTCTGCAGCGTCAGGAAAGTTAGGTGCGATGGTTGGTGCTTTTGGGTTCTTGTACTTGGCACAAAGTCCAGACAAGGCCAAGACGGACGCAGGATACCCTCCAGGGATTGGTGTCAGGAACTCGCTAATCGTGTTAGGTGTGGTTAACTTCTTGGGTATTCTGTTCACTTTCTTGGTGCCTGAATCTAAAGGCAAGTCACTTGAGGAAATGTCCGGTGAAAATGAAGAGGATGAGAACAGCAACAGCGATAGTAGAACGGTCCCAATTGTTTAG